In Lachnospiraceae bacterium, one DNA window encodes the following:
- a CDS encoding DNA topoisomerase 3: MKLVIAEKPSVAQSLAAVIGATARKNGYLEGNGWRVSWCVGHLAGLADADSYDPKYAKWRYDDLPILPEHWQMVVGKDKKKQFDILKKLMNAPDVTEVVNACDAGREGELIFRSVYELAGCQKPMKRLWISSMEDSAIREGFANLRPGVDYDGLRDAALCRAKADWLVGINATRLFSVLYHRTLNIGRVMSPTLALIVQREAEIDTFKPVPFYTVALELPGLTVSGERMSDRASAEQLKEACQGAAVTIKKVECKEKSEKPPALYDLTTLQRDANRLLGFTAQQTLDYLQSLYEKKLCTYPRTDSRYLTGDMADSLPVLVNLVANAMPFRKGIAITCDPQTVINDKKVTDHHAVIPTRNLKDADLSALPAGEKAVLELVALRLLCAVAQPHIYSETVVIAACAGREFTAKGKTVKHPGWKALEDAYRAKMKDAEPKKEGAEKALPELTEGQTLSVAAAIVKEGKSSPPQHFTEDTLLSAMETAGKEDMPEDAERKGLGTPATRAGILEKLVSAGFLERKKSRKTVQLLPSHDAVSLITVLPEQLQSPLLTAEWEYRLGEIERGQLAPEEFLDGISTMLKDLVGTYQVIKGTEYLFSPPREVVGKCPRCGGEVAELQKGFFCQNDSCKFAIWKNNKWWAAKKKQPTKAVVSALLKDGRVRVTGLYSEKTGKTYDATVVLEDDGQYANFKLEFDQRKGGSR, encoded by the coding sequence ATGAAGCTGGTGATTGCTGAAAAACCATCGGTTGCACAAAGTCTGGCGGCGGTGATCGGTGCAACTGCCCGTAAGAACGGGTATCTGGAGGGCAACGGCTGGCGTGTCAGCTGGTGCGTGGGCCATCTGGCCGGTCTTGCGGATGCAGACAGCTATGACCCCAAGTACGCCAAGTGGCGATATGATGACCTGCCTATTCTGCCGGAGCATTGGCAGATGGTAGTGGGAAAGGATAAGAAAAAGCAGTTTGATATTCTCAAAAAGCTGATGAACGCCCCGGATGTGACGGAGGTAGTAAATGCCTGTGATGCCGGACGCGAGGGCGAGCTGATCTTTCGCAGCGTCTATGAGCTGGCAGGTTGCCAAAAGCCGATGAAAAGGCTCTGGATTTCTTCGATGGAGGACTCCGCCATAAGGGAGGGCTTTGCAAACCTGCGCCCAGGTGTAGATTATGATGGACTTCGGGATGCTGCTCTCTGCCGTGCCAAGGCCGACTGGCTGGTGGGGATCAATGCCACAAGGCTTTTTTCCGTGCTGTACCACCGCACCCTCAACATCGGGCGCGTGATGTCCCCAACGCTGGCACTCATTGTCCAGCGAGAAGCTGAAATCGACACATTTAAGCCGGTTCCTTTTTATACCGTGGCGCTGGAGCTGCCCGGTCTTACCGTATCCGGGGAGCGCATGAGTGACCGAGCAAGCGCAGAGCAGCTGAAAGAAGCCTGTCAGGGTGCAGCTGTCACAATCAAAAAAGTGGAGTGCAAGGAAAAATCCGAAAAGCCGCCTGCCCTCTATGACCTGACTACTCTGCAAAGAGATGCCAACCGCCTGCTTGGATTTACAGCCCAGCAGACCCTGGACTATCTGCAAAGCCTGTATGAAAAGAAGCTCTGCACCTATCCCCGTACTGACAGCCGCTATCTGACCGGTGATATGGCAGACAGCCTGCCGGTGCTGGTGAATCTGGTTGCCAATGCTATGCCATTTCGCAAAGGGATCGCCATTACCTGTGATCCGCAGACGGTCATCAACGACAAGAAAGTAACCGACCACCACGCAGTAATCCCTACCAGAAATCTCAAGGATGCAGACCTTTCTGCCCTTCCTGCGGGAGAAAAAGCGGTGCTGGAGCTGGTGGCCCTGCGTCTGCTGTGTGCCGTGGCCCAGCCCCATATCTATTCGGAAACCGTTGTGATTGCAGCGTGTGCCGGTAGGGAGTTTACCGCCAAAGGAAAAACGGTGAAGCACCCCGGATGGAAAGCACTGGAGGACGCCTACCGTGCCAAAATGAAGGATGCGGAGCCGAAAAAAGAGGGCGCAGAGAAAGCCCTGCCGGAGCTGACTGAAGGACAGACCCTTTCGGTTGCTGCGGCAATCGTCAAAGAAGGCAAAAGCAGTCCGCCTCAGCACTTTACGGAGGACACCCTATTGTCCGCGATGGAGACTGCCGGAAAAGAGGATATGCCGGAGGATGCCGAGCGAAAAGGTCTGGGGACACCGGCCACCCGTGCCGGTATTTTGGAAAAGCTGGTATCTGCCGGTTTTCTGGAACGAAAAAAGAGCAGGAAAACGGTGCAGCTTCTCCCTTCCCACGATGCAGTTTCCCTGATCACCGTTCTGCCGGAACAACTGCAATCGCCGCTTCTGACTGCCGAGTGGGAGTACCGACTGGGCGAGATCGAGCGCGGGCAGCTTGCCCCGGAGGAGTTTTTGGACGGGATCAGCACCATGCTGAAAGATCTGGTGGGAACTTATCAGGTCATCAAGGGAACCGAGTACCTGTTCTCCCCGCCCCGTGAGGTGGTAGGCAAATGCCCCCGCTGCGGCGGTGAAGTTGCAGAACTGCAAAAAGGCTTCTTCTGTCAGAATGATTCTTGCAAATTTGCAATCTGGAAAAATAACAAATGGTGGGCTGCCAAGAAAAAACAGCCGACCAAGGCTGTGGTGTCTGCACTGCTGAAAGATGGCCGTGTCCGTGTAACGGGCCTATATTCGGAGAAAACCGGCAAGACCTACGATGCCACTGTGGTTTTGGAGGACGATGGACAGTACGCCAACTTCAAGCTGGAATTTGACCAGCGGAAAGGAGGCAGCCGATGA
- a CDS encoding DUF4315 family protein — MAKNKIERIDQEIAKVREKIAEYQEKLKALEVQKTEAENLEIVQMVRALRMTPAQLSAMLSGGTVPGSFADDNNEQEENSYEE, encoded by the coding sequence ATGGCAAAGAACAAAATTGAACGCATTGACCAGGAGATTGCTAAGGTCCGCGAGAAGATCGCAGAGTATCAGGAAAAGCTCAAGGCGCTGGAGGTACAGAAAACCGAGGCAGAAAATCTGGAGATCGTCCAGATGGTGCGCGCACTGCGTATGACCCCGGCTCAGCTGAGCGCCATGCTGTCCGGAGGCACAGTTCCCGGCAGTTTTGCTGATGACAACAACGAACAGGAGGAAAACAGCTATGAGGAATAA
- a CDS encoding immunoglobulin, translating to MKLSLAERETILLYNQAEPMAEVYTHDPRLMEKLELLAKKHPDQITRKDAHNFTVPKRCVSVREPYSAERRKAASERAKAAGYQPPVRKSSS from the coding sequence ATGAAGCTCTCTTTAGCGGAACGGGAAACCATTCTCCTCTATAACCAGGCAGAACCAATGGCTGAGGTCTACACCCACGATCCCCGTTTGATGGAGAAGCTGGAACTGCTGGCAAAAAAGCACCCCGACCAGATCACCCGAAAGGACGCCCATAACTTTACCGTCCCCAAGCGGTGTGTATCAGTCAGGGAGCCATACAGCGCCGAGCGTCGCAAAGCTGCCAGTGAGCGTGCGAAAGCTGCCGGATACCAGCCCCCTGTGAGAAAGTCCAGCAGTTAA
- a CDS encoding TnpV protein, whose product MNNPMTYIQNGDYLIPDLKLSQQPEKPLGKYGRMRKTYLKEHRPILYNQMLLSEKLYQHLLEIDETAQNRLEQMMPQLAKEAGATEELKASDPMKWVGLMNTCKAQAEEILMAELINS is encoded by the coding sequence ATGAACAATCCCATGACCTACATCCAGAACGGAGACTATCTGATTCCCGACCTGAAGCTGAGCCAGCAGCCGGAGAAACCTCTGGGCAAATACGGCAGGATGAGGAAAACCTACCTGAAGGAACACCGTCCCATCCTCTACAACCAGATGCTGCTGAGCGAGAAGCTGTACCAGCACCTTCTGGAGATCGACGAGACCGCCCAGAACAGACTGGAGCAGATGATGCCCCAGCTGGCGAAGGAAGCGGGAGCCACCGAGGAACTGAAAGCCAGCGATCCCATGAAGTGGGTGGGGCTGATGAACACCTGCAAAGCTCAGGCAGAGGAGATTCTGATGGCGGAGCTTATCAACAGCTGA
- a CDS encoding DUF4366 domain-containing protein, giving the protein MRNKRLLRTLSALCLTLVLASGFAVPAFAQGAAPPPAEDTTNDSNVVVEETEKAPPLTPEGNAALVDDFGGNKQLITVTTKAGNYFYILIDRANEDKKTAVHFLNQVDEADLMALMEDGKPKEEPPAVCSCTKKYEAGAVNAACPVCVTDKSKCTGKAPEPPAETPEPEKEKPAGLNPAALILLLALLGGGGVFAYLKLVKNKPKTKGNDSLDDYDYGEEDSEEWETEDEEVLEDGFEGSDPNEERDRAD; this is encoded by the coding sequence ATGAGGAATAAACGATTGCTCCGAACACTTTCCGCCCTTTGCCTGACGCTGGTGCTGGCATCGGGCTTTGCCGTTCCCGCTTTTGCCCAGGGCGCAGCGCCGCCCCCGGCAGAGGATACCACCAATGACAGCAATGTGGTGGTGGAAGAAACGGAAAAAGCACCTCCGCTGACCCCGGAGGGCAACGCCGCTCTGGTGGATGATTTCGGGGGCAATAAACAGCTCATTACCGTTACCACCAAGGCGGGCAACTATTTTTATATCCTGATCGACAGGGCCAACGAGGATAAAAAGACTGCTGTTCACTTTCTGAACCAGGTGGATGAAGCGGACCTGATGGCGCTGATGGAAGATGGAAAACCCAAAGAGGAGCCGCCTGCTGTGTGCAGCTGCACGAAGAAATATGAAGCAGGGGCAGTTAATGCGGCCTGTCCGGTCTGTGTAACTGATAAGAGTAAATGTACGGGAAAAGCACCGGAACCTCCGGCAGAAACACCGGAGCCGGAAAAAGAGAAGCCTGCCGGACTGAACCCGGCTGCGCTGATCCTTCTGCTGGCTCTGCTGGGCGGCGGTGGCGTATTTGCCTACTTGAAGCTCGTTAAGAATAAGCCTAAGACCAAGGGCAATGACAGTCTGGACGATTATGATTATGGTGAGGAAGATTCCGAGGAATGGGAAACCGAAGATGAGGAAGTCCTTGAGGATGGTTTTGAGGGTTCTGACCCTAATGAGGAACGCGATAGAGCAGATTGA
- a CDS encoding DUF3851 domain-containing protein, with protein MKQNICELDTMIFFREALEAHEFMLLPVMASAVVECRTADKELKTLNEDGEIGLARLFSIWANMMCAPGAATIVGCRPITMLSEILAQVHAYLTVHPLYDPEGLALYVELHHMMDAILMGDWFE; from the coding sequence ATGAAACAGAATATTTGCGAACTTGATACCATGATTTTTTTCCGTGAGGCATTGGAGGCTCACGAATTCATGTTGCTTCCGGTAATGGCCTCCGCTGTTGTTGAGTGTCGTACCGCTGACAAAGAACTCAAAACCTTGAATGAGGATGGCGAAATTGGTCTTGCCCGTCTCTTTTCGATTTGGGCGAATATGATGTGTGCCCCTGGTGCAGCAACCATTGTAGGGTGCAGACCTATCACAATGCTCTCTGAGATTCTGGCGCAAGTCCATGCGTATCTCACCGTGCATCCGCTATATGATCCGGAAGGTTTGGCCCTCTATGTGGAGCTGCACCACATGATGGATGCTATCCTAATGGGTGATTGGTTTGAATAA
- a CDS encoding transposon-transfer assisting family protein, translating to MGNFTFEEMNLMCIYNTGSRTGLIDSLREMRGELSPEETELRELTDSALTKLCAMTDEDFAQLELYPDFDQ from the coding sequence ATGGGAAACTTTACTTTTGAGGAAATGAACCTGATGTGCATTTACAATACCGGCAGCCGCACCGGATTGATCGACAGCCTGCGTGAGATGCGCGGCGAGCTTTCGCCGGAGGAAACGGAACTGAGGGAGCTAACCGACAGCGCCCTTACGAAGCTCTGTGCGATGACCGATGAGGACTTTGCCCAGCTGGAGCTGTACCCGGATTTTGACCAGTAA
- a CDS encoding YodL domain-containing protein, which produces MAENVFEAVKQSVSTREAAAFYGIEVKRNGMACCPFHDDKNPSMKVDQRFHCFGCGADGDVIDFTAKLFDLSPKEAAEKLAQDFGLIYDSQAPPRRRYVRQKTEAQKFREDRQQCYRVLSDYYYLLKKWEADHSPRTPEEKPHPRFVEAIHKKIYVEYLLDLFLYESEEEQKAWIAEHTAEITHLERRLKIMAENKPTNRERLREITDGIEQGIKELFESEKYMRYLSVMSRFHRYSVNNTMLIYMQKPDATLVAGYNKWKDQFERHVKKGEHGITIIAPTPYKKKIEEQKLDPDTKAPILDKDGKIITEEKEIEIPMFRPVKVFDVSQTDGKPLPELVSSLSGNVPNYEAFMEALRRSAPMPITFEAMAADTDGYFSANHQKIAIRQGMSEVQTVSATVHEIAHSKLHNQKKIQIANDEQYQEIELFDKPGLFSNGRIVRDNLPEGVYCYDLRGSDYDPGEPVCVEERVVVNHAGSVLLTDPLELAENGRLMLTEEEGLNFVGGFSTLAQFLQEQKKDRHTEEVEAESISYAVCKYFGIETGENSFGYIASWSQGKELKELRASLETINKTSGTLISDIERHYKEICKERGIDPNAKKEPEMAVLDAEANQQEALFLIDDATYLHIQPCDSGWDYTLYDAASMKELDGGQLDMPELSRMKAVLQICDDNDLDSTSLRHAPLSMIETLQEAAYQQMQAEVGQMAASSQLPEAQEQALDEYPTPDEQVSTPDMQKYGYSYDGMLPVTRERALELDAAGLTVYVLHEDNTESMVFDPQEIMEHGGLFGVDREEWEKSPQFHEKVMERQEHQQEREQAFLSQNRNCFAIYQVSRNDPQNVRFMNLDWLESHDVSVDRSNYDLIYTAPLSESGTVPEQLEKLYQQFNLEKPVDFHSPSMSVSDIVAIKQDGKVSCHYCDSVGFTQIPGFLPENPLKNAEMALEDDYGMIDGIINNGAKEPTVAELEQQARSGQPISLMELAAATHREEREKKKSVMEQLKGQPKTEHKKTAPKKSAEREI; this is translated from the coding sequence ATGGCAGAGAATGTATTTGAAGCAGTCAAGCAGTCGGTCAGCACCAGAGAAGCGGCAGCGTTTTATGGGATCGAGGTCAAACGAAATGGTATGGCCTGCTGTCCCTTTCACGATGATAAGAACCCCAGCATGAAGGTAGATCAGCGGTTCCACTGCTTTGGCTGCGGTGCAGATGGGGATGTGATCGACTTTACCGCAAAGCTCTTTGACCTCTCCCCAAAAGAAGCGGCGGAGAAACTGGCACAGGACTTTGGCCTGATCTATGACAGTCAGGCCCCTCCCCGCAGGAGGTATGTCCGGCAGAAAACCGAGGCACAAAAGTTTCGGGAGGACCGGCAGCAGTGTTATCGCGTACTGTCCGATTACTACTATCTGCTGAAAAAATGGGAGGCCGACCATTCTCCCCGGACACCGGAGGAGAAACCGCACCCCCGCTTTGTGGAAGCAATCCATAAGAAAATCTATGTGGAGTACCTGCTGGATCTTTTTCTTTATGAAAGTGAAGAAGAACAAAAGGCATGGATTGCAGAACACACAGCAGAAATCACACACTTGGAAAGGAGATTGAAAATCATGGCTGAGAACAAACCCACCAACCGAGAGCGGCTAAGGGAAATCACAGACGGCATCGAGCAGGGCATCAAGGAACTGTTTGAGAGTGAAAAGTATATGCGCTATCTGTCCGTTATGTCCCGCTTCCACCGCTATTCGGTAAACAACACCATGCTCATCTATATGCAGAAGCCGGACGCCACTTTGGTAGCCGGATACAATAAGTGGAAAGACCAGTTTGAGCGTCATGTTAAAAAGGGAGAACATGGCATTACCATCATCGCCCCCACACCGTACAAGAAGAAAATCGAGGAGCAGAAACTGGACCCGGATACCAAGGCTCCGATTTTGGATAAAGACGGAAAGATCATCACAGAGGAAAAAGAAATCGAGATCCCCATGTTTCGCCCGGTCAAGGTCTTTGATGTGAGCCAGACCGATGGGAAACCTTTGCCGGAGCTTGTCTCCTCCCTTTCCGGCAATGTGCCCAATTATGAGGCATTCATGGAGGCCCTGCGCCGCAGTGCGCCGATGCCGATCACTTTTGAAGCAATGGCCGCCGATACGGACGGCTATTTTTCTGCCAATCATCAGAAAATTGCCATTCGTCAGGGCATGAGCGAGGTGCAGACGGTTTCGGCCACGGTTCACGAGATTGCCCACAGCAAGCTCCACAATCAGAAAAAGATTCAGATTGCCAATGACGAGCAATATCAGGAGATCGAGCTGTTTGATAAACCTGGTCTGTTCTCCAATGGGCGGATTGTCCGTGATAATCTGCCGGAGGGCGTTTATTGCTATGACCTGCGCGGTTCTGACTACGACCCCGGAGAGCCGGTCTGTGTAGAAGAACGAGTGGTTGTAAACCATGCAGGTTCCGTTCTGCTGACAGATCCGCTGGAGCTGGCGGAAAATGGACGCCTGATGCTGACCGAGGAAGAAGGACTGAATTTTGTTGGCGGCTTTTCTACTCTCGCCCAGTTTTTGCAGGAACAGAAGAAAGACCGTCACACGGAAGAAGTAGAGGCTGAAAGCATCTCCTATGCAGTCTGCAAATATTTTGGCATTGAAACCGGAGAAAACAGCTTCGGCTATATTGCCAGCTGGAGTCAGGGCAAGGAACTGAAAGAGCTGAGAGCCAGTTTGGAGACCATCAATAAGACCTCCGGCACTTTGATCTCTGACATTGAGCGCCACTATAAGGAAATCTGCAAAGAGCGTGGAATTGACCCCAATGCAAAAAAAGAGCCGGAAATGGCGGTTCTTGATGCGGAGGCAAACCAGCAGGAGGCTTTGTTTCTAATTGACGATGCCACCTATCTTCATATTCAGCCCTGTGACAGCGGCTGGGACTACACCCTTTACGATGCCGCGTCCATGAAAGAGCTGGATGGCGGTCAGCTGGATATGCCGGAGCTTTCCCGCATGAAGGCAGTTCTCCAGATTTGTGATGACAACGATCTGGACAGCACTTCACTTAGACACGCTCCCCTGTCTATGATCGAGACCTTGCAGGAAGCTGCCTATCAGCAGATGCAGGCAGAGGTCGGTCAGATGGCCGCTTCTTCCCAGTTGCCGGAGGCACAGGAGCAGGCGCTGGATGAATACCCAACGCCCGATGAGCAGGTCTCCACACCGGATATGCAGAAATACGGTTACTCTTATGACGGGATGCTCCCTGTTACAAGAGAACGGGCGCTGGAACTGGATGCTGCCGGTTTGACCGTCTATGTGCTGCATGAGGACAATACGGAGAGCATGGTGTTTGACCCGCAGGAAATCATGGAGCATGGCGGTCTTTTCGGTGTGGACCGCGAGGAATGGGAGAAAAGCCCTCAGTTCCACGAAAAGGTCATGGAGCGTCAGGAACATCAGCAGGAACGAGAACAGGCATTTCTCTCCCAGAACAGAAACTGCTTTGCCATCTACCAGGTGAGCCGTAACGATCCGCAAAATGTGCGCTTTATGAATCTGGACTGGTTAGAGTCCCATGATGTTTCCGTAGACCGCAGCAATTATGACCTCATTTACACCGCTCCGCTGAGTGAGTCTGGCACTGTGCCGGAGCAGCTGGAAAAACTCTATCAGCAATTCAATCTGGAAAAACCCGTAGACTTTCACAGTCCCTCCATGAGCGTCAGCGACATCGTTGCGATCAAACAGGACGGTAAGGTATCCTGTCATTACTGCGACAGCGTTGGTTTTACCCAGATCCCCGGATTCCTGCCGGAAAATCCGCTGAAAAATGCGGAAATGGCCCTGGAGGACGATTATGGCATGATCGACGGTATCATCAACAATGGCGCAAAAGAGCCTACGGTGGCAGAGCTGGAACAGCAGGCCCGAAGCGGTCAGCCCATTTCCCTGATGGAGTTGGCAGCCGCCACCCATCGGGAGGAACGGGAAAAGAAAAAGTCCGTCATGGAGCAGCTGAAAGGCCAGCCCAAGACAGAACACAAAAAGACAGCACCAAAAAAGAGTGCGGAAAGGGAGATTTGA
- a CDS encoding conjugal transfer protein TraG → MNTWNWLLHFLIIFDLVAFGIYFGGDILFTAISKVQKKSKKDDDLDLYDFEIETAPQKRSLCVDSIRMLYSGEIDEFVEKELLPDAAETMNALSEAEKTAVSLLLKAYIGFLSEEATVDEQSFPMVKELLSYTQGSKEDGEKDAIDCLMEDTVSRTHRHREYYNNYQRYQLMQVDKERVIMACNIIINDLIGRLYRYDYRFGYDITLASEHSIAKKLSDNWQNEWEVEDYEAGDC, encoded by the coding sequence ATGAACACATGGAACTGGTTATTACACTTTCTGATTATTTTTGATCTGGTCGCCTTCGGAATTTACTTTGGAGGAGACATTCTTTTCACTGCTATCAGCAAAGTTCAAAAAAAGTCAAAGAAGGACGATGACTTGGATCTTTATGATTTTGAAATTGAGACCGCACCCCAAAAGCGCTCTTTATGTGTGGACTCAATCCGAATGCTTTATTCTGGTGAGATAGATGAATTTGTGGAAAAGGAACTGTTGCCTGATGCAGCGGAGACCATGAACGCTTTATCTGAAGCTGAAAAAACAGCAGTTAGCCTGTTACTAAAAGCTTATATCGGTTTTTTGAGCGAAGAAGCAACGGTAGATGAACAAAGTTTTCCCATGGTTAAGGAACTGTTGTCTTATACACAGGGCAGCAAAGAAGATGGTGAAAAAGATGCCATAGATTGTCTGATGGAAGATACGGTCAGCAGAACCCACAGACATCGAGAATATTACAACAATTATCAACGCTATCAACTGATGCAGGTGGATAAAGAGCGTGTGATTATGGCCTGCAATATCATAATCAATGATTTGATTGGCAGGTTGTACCGATATGATTATCGCTTTGGCTATGACATTACACTTGCCTCAGAACACAGCATTGCAAAAAAACTGTCTGATAATTGGCAGAATGAATGGGAGGTTGAAGATTATGAAGCTGGTGATTGCTGA
- a CDS encoding CHAP domain-containing protein → MNKEPRLRFTDEERADPALEKPIRKTEKATARADKAQANIPKKKVRQTVIDPDTGKKTSKLTFEDKKKPPSKLSQGVKEAPVHLVAGKFHKEIRETEQDNVGVESAHKSEEAVETSAYLVREGYRSHKLKPYRKVAQAEQKLEKANVNALYQKSLRENPQFTSNPLSRWQQKQRIKKQYAVAKRTGQTAGNTAQAASKTGKAARTVKEKAQQAGAFVMRHKKGFLMAGVFFLIACMLMNTMSSCSMMAQSIGSVISGTTYPSDDPDMLAVEADYADREARLQEKIDNIESSHPGYDEYRYNLDMIGHDPHELAAVLSAVLQGYTRHSAQAELDRVFDAQYQLTLREEIQIRTYTDEDGDEHEYEYRILHVTLTSRSIASLAPELLTPEQMEMYQVYRQTMGNKPLLFGGGSPDTGVSEDLTGVEFINGTRPGNPQLVELAKSQVGNVGGQPYWSWYGFDSRVEWCACFVSWCYGQSGRTEPRFAGCQSQGVPWFQSHGQWGARGYENIAPGDAIFFDWDLDGSADHVGIVVGTDGSRVYTVEGNSGDACKIKSYDLNYQSIKGYGLMNW, encoded by the coding sequence TTGAATAAAGAGCCGCGCCTGCGCTTTACTGATGAGGAACGGGCTGACCCTGCACTGGAAAAGCCGATCCGCAAAACGGAGAAAGCTACGGCCAGAGCAGATAAGGCGCAGGCCAATATTCCAAAGAAAAAAGTCAGACAGACGGTCATTGACCCGGACACCGGGAAAAAGACCTCGAAGCTGACCTTTGAGGACAAGAAAAAACCACCTTCCAAACTTTCTCAAGGGGTTAAGGAAGCTCCCGTCCATCTGGTCGCGGGCAAGTTTCACAAAGAGATCCGGGAAACAGAACAGGACAATGTGGGCGTGGAAAGCGCCCACAAGTCCGAGGAGGCGGTGGAGACCAGCGCTTATCTGGTGCGGGAGGGCTATCGCAGCCACAAGCTGAAGCCGTACCGCAAAGTAGCCCAGGCCGAGCAGAAGCTGGAAAAGGCAAATGTAAATGCCCTGTACCAGAAGTCCCTACGGGAAAATCCTCAGTTTACCAGCAACCCTCTCTCCCGCTGGCAGCAAAAACAGCGTATCAAAAAGCAGTATGCCGTCGCCAAGCGCACCGGTCAGACTGCCGGAAATACCGCCCAGGCTGCGTCCAAAACCGGAAAAGCCGCAAGGACGGTAAAAGAAAAGGCACAGCAGGCAGGGGCATTCGTCATGCGCCACAAGAAGGGCTTCCTGATGGCAGGGGTTTTTTTCCTCATCGCCTGTATGCTGATGAATACCATGTCCTCCTGCTCTATGATGGCACAGAGTATTGGTTCTGTAATTTCCGGCACTACCTATCCATCGGATGACCCGGATATGCTGGCGGTGGAGGCAGATTATGCAGACAGAGAAGCTCGGTTGCAGGAGAAAATCGACAACATCGAAAGCAGCCACCCAGGGTATGACGAGTATCGCTATAACCTGGATATGATTGGCCATGACCCCCATGAGCTGGCGGCAGTTCTCTCTGCTGTCTTGCAAGGCTATACACGCCACAGCGCACAGGCAGAGCTGGATCGTGTGTTTGATGCACAGTATCAGCTTACGCTGAGAGAAGAAATTCAGATTCGCACTTACACTGACGAAGATGGTGATGAGCATGAATATGAATATCGTATTCTCCATGTAACTTTAACAAGCCGTTCCATTGCCTCTCTTGCGCCAGAACTACTGACTCCGGAGCAGATGGAGATGTACCAGGTCTACCGACAGACTATGGGCAATAAGCCGCTGTTATTTGGTGGCGGTTCTCCCGATACAGGTGTTTCTGAAGATTTGACTGGTGTTGAATTTATCAATGGCACCCGCCCCGGCAATCCGCAGCTGGTGGAACTGGCGAAAAGTCAGGTGGGCAATGTGGGAGGACAACCTTATTGGAGCTGGTACGGCTTTGACTCCCGTGTGGAATGGTGTGCCTGCTTTGTATCATGGTGCTATGGTCAATCCGGTCGAACGGAACCACGCTTTGCTGGTTGTCAGTCTCAGGGTGTTCCGTGGTTCCAGTCTCATGGACAGTGGGGCGCACGAGGATATGAAAACATCGCCCCCGGTGATGCCATTTTCTTCGATTGGGATCTGGATGGTTCCGCAGACCATGTGGGAATTGTTGTCGGCACCGATGGCAGCCGTGTTTATACCGTGGAGGGAAATTCCGGCGATGCCTGCAAGATCAAAAGTTATGACCTGAATTATCAGAGTATCAAGGGCTACGGCCTGATGAACTGGTAA